In Deltaproteobacteria bacterium, a single window of DNA contains:
- a CDS encoding LysM peptidoglycan-binding domain-containing protein: MQWKDSDDGSEAIDQEADAYYEEEYSPLGVKTGAVSHASQRFGAWILWVPALVVILIILYLFLPVGKDTAATTRVKAIEARLDLLEKRMLTIEGVGERVTQIEKNIKNDGTVETRLENLQTSIAKRMDQVDKELIQLRKKIDAQASKKPAAQAGVQHQESAVSKTSTAYHVVEKGDTLYSIGRRYGISVNRLRQINNLGSNSVIHVGQKLTVK; the protein is encoded by the coding sequence ATGCAGTGGAAAGACTCCGACGACGGTTCCGAGGCGATCGACCAAGAAGCTGACGCTTATTACGAAGAGGAATATTCGCCACTGGGGGTAAAAACAGGTGCCGTCTCTCACGCATCCCAGCGGTTCGGTGCTTGGATCCTCTGGGTTCCCGCCCTCGTCGTCATACTCATCATCCTTTATCTGTTTCTGCCTGTCGGTAAAGATACCGCTGCAACAACCCGCGTCAAAGCAATCGAAGCCCGGCTCGACCTGCTTGAAAAACGCATGCTTACGATTGAAGGTGTGGGCGAGCGGGTCACGCAAATAGAAAAAAATATCAAGAATGACGGGACGGTAGAAACGCGTTTGGAAAACCTTCAAACCTCGATCGCCAAGCGAATGGATCAAGTGGACAAAGAATTGATCCAGTTGCGAAAAAAAATAGACGCGCAAGCGAGCAAAAAGCCTGCCGCTCAAGCAGGCGTACAACATCAGGAATCGGCGGTATCGAAGACGTCCACCGCCTATCATGTTGTCGAAAAAGGCGATACGCTTTACAGCATCGGTCGCCGCTACGGCATTTCCGTGAATAGGCTGCGGCAGATCAACAACCTGGGGTCGAACAGCGTTATTCACGTGGGGCAGAAACTGACCGTCAAATAA
- a CDS encoding GntR family transcriptional regulator → MRIVDPSNPMPKYLQISAWLKELIQSGRFKSGEKLPSEVELSNRCQVHRNTLRQAIAELVSQGILRKEKGFGTFVTLSKPLSVKHRLNKISSFKDDLSEIGIQEKNIILKAEVVVAPTLVAEKLVLGPDARAVVIRRLRTGDGVPLIYEESYLPYNMFKNIIRMDLTGSMYKLISKQFNTVLERCEQAIMAVSLEKRIARLLALPENSAGLFMESVTFNDGNIPVEVLYSYYRGDKYRFEVELGRYRFQENGMNTMIKHLGTAGLQ, encoded by the coding sequence ATGAGAATCGTCGATCCGTCCAACCCCATGCCCAAGTATCTTCAAATCAGCGCTTGGCTGAAGGAATTGATACAAAGCGGGCGTTTCAAAAGCGGTGAGAAACTGCCCTCGGAGGTGGAGCTTTCCAACCGGTGCCAGGTGCACCGCAACACCCTGCGTCAGGCAATTGCGGAATTGGTTTCCCAGGGAATCCTGCGGAAAGAGAAGGGATTCGGCACCTTCGTCACTTTGTCGAAGCCCCTCTCCGTAAAACATCGCCTCAACAAGATATCGAGCTTCAAAGACGACCTGAGCGAGATCGGGATACAGGAAAAGAACATCATTTTGAAAGCCGAGGTTGTCGTAGCGCCGACACTCGTTGCGGAAAAACTGGTTCTGGGGCCCGACGCCAGGGCCGTTGTCATTCGGCGGTTGCGGACGGGAGACGGCGTCCCCCTGATATATGAAGAGAGTTACCTGCCGTACAACATGTTCAAAAACATCATTCGCATGGATCTCACAGGATCCATGTACAAACTTATCTCGAAACAATTCAATACGGTACTCGAGCGCTGCGAACAGGCTATCATGGCCGTCAGCCTGGAAAAACGCATAGCACGACTTTTAGCGCTTCCGGAAAATTCGGCCGGGTTGTTCATGGAGAGCGTCACCTTCAACGACGGCAATATTCCCGTCGAGGTATTGTACTCGTATTACCGTGGCGATAAATACCGGTTCGAGGTCGAACTGGGCCGGTATCGTTTTCAGGAAAACGGCATGAACACAATGATAAAGCACTTGGGAACTGCAGGTTTGCAATAA
- the ald gene encoding alanine dehydrogenase produces the protein MLIGVLKEIKIKENRVAMTPAGAEQLVAKGHDVLIETGAGEGSVFPDSAYEKVGAKIAGTAADVYEKADMVMKVKEPLPVEYPMIRSGQIVFTYFHFAASQELTRAMIDSGCIAIAYETVACANGSLPLLTPMSEVAGRMAIQEGSKYLEKTFGGNGVLLSGVPGVDPGTVVVIGGGVVGTNAAKIACGLGAKVYLLDTNLERLRYLSDVMPANCFPVMSNPATLRKLLREADLVVGAVLIPGAVAPKLVTRDMLKIMKKGSVIVDVAIDQGGCVETAKATTHDDPIFEVEGVIHYCVANMPGAVSFTSTNALTNATLPYAIQLADKGYKKAALDNPEIAKGINVIGGKVTYKGVADAFGMAYEPLESVLS, from the coding sequence ATGTTAATCGGCGTATTGAAAGAGATCAAAATCAAGGAGAACCGGGTTGCCATGACGCCTGCAGGCGCGGAGCAATTGGTCGCCAAAGGGCACGATGTCCTCATTGAAACCGGTGCGGGCGAGGGATCGGTTTTCCCGGACAGCGCCTATGAGAAAGTCGGCGCAAAAATAGCCGGCACTGCGGCCGACGTCTATGAAAAGGCCGACATGGTTATGAAGGTAAAAGAACCCCTGCCTGTCGAATACCCCATGATTCGCAGCGGGCAAATCGTATTCACCTATTTTCACTTTGCCGCTTCCCAGGAACTGACCCGGGCCATGATCGATTCCGGCTGCATTGCGATCGCCTATGAGACGGTGGCGTGTGCCAACGGATCCCTGCCTCTATTGACCCCCATGAGCGAAGTCGCCGGAAGAATGGCCATTCAGGAAGGGTCCAAATACCTGGAGAAGACATTCGGCGGCAACGGCGTCCTCTTGAGCGGTGTGCCCGGCGTCGATCCCGGTACGGTGGTCGTCATCGGCGGCGGGGTGGTCGGTACCAACGCGGCAAAAATCGCCTGCGGCCTGGGCGCCAAGGTCTACCTCCTGGACACCAACCTGGAAAGGCTGCGTTATCTGAGCGATGTCATGCCGGCCAACTGTTTCCCGGTCATGTCGAATCCGGCGACGCTGCGCAAGCTGCTGCGGGAGGCGGATCTGGTGGTGGGGGCCGTGCTGATTCCCGGAGCCGTGGCTCCCAAGCTGGTCACCCGCGATATGCTCAAAATCATGAAAAAGGGATCGGTCATCGTCGACGTGGCCATCGACCAGGGCGGCTGCGTGGAAACCGCGAAAGCCACCACCCACGACGACCCCATCTTCGAGGTGGAGGGTGTGATTCACTATTGTGTAGCCAACATGCCCGGAGCGGTTTCCTTCACTTCGACCAACGCCCTGACCAACGCCACCCTGCCGTACGCCATACAACTGGCCGACAAAGGGTACAAAAAAGCGGCCCTGGACAATCCTGAGATCGCCAAAGGAATCAACGTGATCGGGGGCAAGGTAACCTACAAGGGGGTTGCCGACGCTTTCGGGATGGCCTACGAACCGCTTGAAAGCGTTTTGTCCTGA
- a CDS encoding aminotransferase class I/II-fold pyridoxal phosphate-dependent enzyme, whose product MKPLKDWIVPWLYTAREYNVGILDKAMENPQNARLMLNENPIPPSDKVIEAVVNSLRNGNWYPDSFLRLRTKIGKMYGLGPDNVALCNGSSDTIDAMMRIFLQPRDEFIISHPTFELFLTRAELCNAKVVQIPVREDDLQYDVDAMLASINERTKLMLIINPNNPTGVFIDDADLIRFCETGVPLCVDEAYLDYNPDRPSKASLVEKYPHVFLSVTFSKAYGFAGIRFGFVLGSEEMIAAFNRMFLPWNVSRMSAAAAEAIIDNPDEVSAKVEHNNKWMDIFSEELKKLGLKPFPAHGNYMLIDGTMTGKSTEEIVAAALEQSIYLKKIGEIHGKTGYFRVTPGLDEENERFLTFIRSYFG is encoded by the coding sequence ATGAAACCACTTAAAGATTGGATCGTCCCATGGCTTTACACGGCAAGAGAATACAATGTTGGGATATTGGATAAAGCCATGGAAAATCCGCAGAATGCCCGACTGATGCTCAATGAAAATCCCATTCCTCCCTCGGATAAGGTCATCGAAGCAGTCGTAAATTCTCTACGGAACGGCAACTGGTATCCAGATAGTTTCCTACGTCTGAGAACCAAAATTGGTAAGATGTACGGTCTGGGCCCGGACAACGTGGCCCTCTGCAACGGTTCTTCGGATACTATCGACGCCATGATGCGCATATTTCTGCAGCCCCGAGACGAGTTTATCATATCTCATCCGACCTTTGAACTGTTCCTGACGAGGGCCGAACTGTGCAATGCCAAGGTTGTGCAGATTCCGGTGAGAGAAGACGACCTGCAATACGACGTGGATGCCATGCTGGCCTCCATCAATGAACGCACCAAACTGATGCTGATCATCAATCCCAACAATCCCACGGGGGTTTTCATCGACGACGCCGATCTGATTCGATTCTGCGAAACCGGGGTTCCCCTGTGCGTAGACGAAGCCTACCTGGACTACAATCCGGACAGACCTTCCAAGGCCTCCCTGGTTGAAAAATATCCGCACGTCTTCCTGTCGGTCACCTTTTCCAAGGCCTATGGGTTCGCCGGCATTCGTTTCGGGTTCGTGCTGGGATCGGAAGAGATGATTGCGGCCTTCAACCGCATGTTCCTGCCCTGGAACGTGAGCCGGATGTCCGCAGCGGCGGCAGAAGCCATCATCGACAACCCCGATGAGGTCAGTGCCAAGGTAGAACACAACAACAAATGGATGGACATTTTTTCCGAAGAACTCAAAAAACTGGGGCTCAAGCCTTTTCCGGCACACGGCAACTACATGCTGATCGATGGCACCATGACCGGTAAATCCACCGAGGAGATCGTGGCGGCGGCTCTCGAACAGAGCATCTATCTCAAAAAGATAGGCGAGATTCACGGTAAAACGGGCTATTTCAGGGTGACCCCGGGTCTGGATGAAGAGAACGAGCGTTTCCTTACCTTTATTCGCAGCTATTTCGGTTGA
- a CDS encoding class II fructose-bisphosphate aldolase, producing MSIVDAKEMLIKATEEKYAVGAFNITNLIQMEAVVDTAVKMKAPLIIQTSVTPSQFLNAAVLGNIYRTLAESAPIPICLHLDHCTDVDYCKTCADAGYTNIMIDASKQDFEENIRQTREVSDYCHAKGGISVEGELGTVSGVEDQIKVAEDEAALCDPEQALKFVEESGIDIFAPAIGTAHGVYKTKNPKLDFDRMEKIFGLINGDGVKTPLVVHGGTGLKPDVVKRLVSLGGSKFNVSTDLKHALIDSTYGYIADHRDEYNPGKIDIAVRQAIADRIVYWIDLLGSAEKA from the coding sequence ATGTCAATTGTAGATGCAAAAGAGATGCTCATAAAAGCGACCGAGGAAAAGTACGCGGTAGGCGCTTTTAACATTACCAACCTGATTCAGATGGAGGCGGTGGTAGACACGGCCGTGAAGATGAAAGCCCCCCTCATCATCCAAACCTCCGTGACGCCCTCCCAGTTCCTGAATGCGGCGGTTCTGGGCAATATTTACCGGACTCTGGCCGAATCCGCCCCGATTCCGATCTGCCTTCACCTGGACCACTGCACGGACGTAGATTACTGCAAGACCTGTGCGGATGCGGGCTACACCAACATCATGATCGACGCGTCCAAGCAGGATTTCGAAGAGAATATCCGGCAGACGCGCGAGGTGAGCGATTACTGCCACGCCAAAGGCGGCATATCAGTCGAGGGGGAACTGGGCACCGTGTCGGGCGTTGAAGACCAGATCAAGGTGGCCGAGGACGAAGCCGCCCTCTGCGACCCCGAGCAGGCCTTGAAATTCGTTGAAGAATCGGGCATCGACATCTTTGCCCCGGCCATCGGAACGGCTCACGGTGTTTACAAGACAAAAAACCCCAAGCTCGACTTCGACCGCATGGAGAAGATCTTTGGGCTGATCAACGGTGACGGAGTCAAAACGCCGCTGGTGGTGCACGGCGGTACGGGTCTGAAGCCGGACGTGGTCAAGCGCCTGGTTTCCCTGGGTGGATCCAAGTTCAACGTGTCCACGGATTTGAAACACGCCCTCATCGATAGCACCTACGGCTATATCGCGGACCACCGGGACGAGTACAATCCCGGCAAAATAGACATTGCCGTCAGGCAAGCCATCGCGGACAGAATAGTCTATTGGATCGACCTTTTGGGCAGTGCGGAAAAGGCCTGA
- a CDS encoding HAD-IA family hydrolase: MPEIKAIFFDQDGVIIDTEKDGHRVAFNKAFEAFGYDFAWDVDKYHDLLRVSGGKERMRAYFKEEGLFADMSEEDLGEHIKNLHKTKTGLFIKLIESGALPLRSGIRRFMEEGVAAGLTLGVCTTANERSANAIAKGMLGDIPFNFVLAGDVVSKKKPDPEIYLMALEKTGLAPENCLVIEDSRVGVLAAKAAGMNVVATTNVYTENEDLDDADIIVSCLGDTDGEKGTLKKGDPKLQHDGVLRVEQLVAYFA, encoded by the coding sequence ATGCCAGAAATAAAAGCAATCTTTTTCGATCAGGACGGTGTGATCATCGACACCGAAAAAGATGGGCACCGGGTTGCCTTCAACAAGGCTTTCGAGGCGTTCGGGTATGATTTCGCATGGGATGTGGATAAATACCATGACCTGCTGCGCGTATCCGGCGGAAAAGAACGCATGCGGGCCTACTTCAAGGAGGAGGGGCTGTTTGCGGACATGTCGGAAGAGGACCTGGGGGAACACATCAAAAATCTGCACAAGACCAAAACCGGACTGTTTATCAAACTGATCGAGAGCGGCGCCCTGCCGCTGAGAAGCGGCATCCGGCGGTTTATGGAAGAGGGCGTGGCAGCGGGCCTCACCCTGGGCGTCTGTACCACGGCCAACGAAAGGTCGGCCAACGCCATCGCCAAGGGAATGCTGGGTGACATTCCCTTCAACTTTGTTCTGGCCGGAGACGTCGTCAGCAAGAAGAAGCCCGACCCGGAAATCTACCTGATGGCTTTGGAAAAGACCGGGTTGGCACCGGAAAACTGCCTCGTGATTGAAGACTCGCGGGTAGGGGTGCTTGCCGCCAAAGCCGCCGGCATGAACGTGGTGGCCACCACCAATGTCTACACCGAGAACGAAGACCTGGACGATGCCGACATCATCGTCAGCTGCCTGGGCGATACCGACGGTGAAAAGGGAACCCTGAAAAAGGGCGACCCGAAACTGCAACACGACGGCGTACTGCGTGTCGAACAGCTAGTGGCCTATTTTGCGTAA
- a CDS encoding HAD-IA family hydrolase, translating to MPVKAIIFDLDGTLLDTLEDIADAVNRVLLADGFSTHPLEAYRNFVGDGSEMLVKRALPEDRRSEDAVKKALTAFKESYGRSWNRKTRPYDGIPELLDELTKHRIRMAVCSNKPHEFTKLSVVEMLGRWRFDRVLGQSRQYPRKPAPAMALAIADHMRIHPGEALFVGDSGVDMQTAAAAGMFPVGAAWGFRTKAELVENGCRFLARHPREVLQVISDRNASSLDIAHRNSGSHR from the coding sequence ATGCCGGTTAAAGCCATCATTTTCGACCTCGACGGCACCCTGTTGGACACGCTGGAGGACATTGCCGATGCCGTCAACCGCGTCTTGCTGGCCGACGGTTTTTCAACCCATCCGCTTGAAGCCTATCGAAATTTTGTGGGAGACGGCAGTGAGATGCTTGTCAAGAGGGCGCTGCCTGAGGACCGGCGTTCCGAAGATGCCGTCAAGAAGGCGCTCACGGCTTTCAAGGAAAGCTATGGCCGGAGCTGGAACCGCAAGACCCGCCCTTACGACGGTATTCCGGAACTGCTGGACGAACTCACCAAGCACAGGATTCGGATGGCCGTCTGCAGCAACAAGCCCCACGAATTTACGAAGCTGAGCGTAGTCGAAATGCTGGGCCGTTGGCGATTCGACCGGGTTCTTGGACAAAGCCGTCAATATCCCCGAAAGCCCGCTCCGGCAATGGCGCTGGCCATTGCGGACCACATGCGGATTCATCCCGGAGAAGCGTTGTTTGTCGGCGATTCCGGGGTGGACATGCAGACGGCCGCAGCGGCGGGTATGTTTCCGGTGGGTGCGGCCTGGGGCTTCCGGACGAAAGCGGAACTGGTGGAAAACGGCTGCAGGTTTCTGGCTCGCCACCCCCGGGAGGTGTTACAGGTGATTTCAGACAGGAATGCCTCATCATTGGACATTGCACATCGAAATTCAGGATCACATCGTTGA
- a CDS encoding HAD family hydrolase, producing MDRPNLIVFDMDGVIVDVSNSYRDAVRQTVKLFFEPALKADALPDPLFSLEDLSAVKQAGGLNNDWELTYHVIGLLMRRVDSPQGMPDGEAWGLHAKTIPGCNVADLGRYLSTVDTPLKNLHYNGPVPANHLIRRLSAGDVGSGNVIKQIFQEIYLGRALFKSTYGFSPRVYRGSGLIDREELLLPEAFIGELSALHHLAIATGRPRAEAEHALDRFALQTYFRTMMTLDDCTAAEEKAAAEAGNPVSFSKPHPFMLDAIADGHGRKNGRFFYVGDMPDDMMAAARSAYDYVGIGVTYASPDKTLLGKRLLDAGADRVMSRVADLRDFLLGS from the coding sequence ATGGACAGGCCCAATTTGATCGTATTCGACATGGACGGCGTTATCGTGGATGTCTCGAACTCCTATCGCGACGCGGTCAGACAAACGGTCAAGCTGTTTTTCGAGCCGGCGCTCAAAGCCGACGCACTACCGGACCCCTTGTTTTCCCTGGAGGACCTGTCTGCGGTAAAGCAGGCCGGCGGGTTGAACAACGACTGGGAACTGACCTATCATGTCATCGGGCTCCTCATGCGCCGCGTGGATTCGCCGCAAGGCATGCCGGACGGCGAGGCCTGGGGACTGCATGCCAAAACGATCCCCGGCTGCAATGTGGCCGACCTGGGCCGTTATCTCTCCACCGTCGACACCCCGTTAAAAAACCTGCACTACAACGGACCCGTCCCTGCCAACCATTTGATCCGGCGCCTTTCTGCCGGAGATGTCGGCAGCGGCAATGTCATCAAGCAGATTTTTCAGGAAATCTATCTCGGACGTGCACTTTTTAAAAGCACCTATGGCTTTTCACCGCGCGTCTACCGGGGCAGTGGGTTGATCGACAGGGAGGAGTTGCTGCTGCCGGAAGCATTTATCGGGGAATTGTCGGCACTGCACCATCTGGCCATCGCCACGGGACGCCCCCGGGCCGAGGCCGAACATGCACTGGATCGTTTTGCGTTGCAAACGTATTTCCGGACGATGATGACGCTCGACGATTGCACGGCGGCGGAAGAAAAAGCCGCCGCAGAGGCAGGTAACCCTGTGTCGTTCAGTAAACCCCACCCCTTCATGCTGGACGCCATCGCGGACGGGCATGGACGGAAAAACGGGCGGTTTTTTTATGTGGGCGACATGCCCGACGACATGATGGCGGCCGCCCGTTCAGCCTATGACTATGTCGGCATAGGCGTCACCTATGCGTCGCCCGACAAAACCCTTTTGGGAAAAAGGCTCCTCGACGCGGGCGCGGACCGGGTTATGAGCCGTGTCGCCGACCTTCGTGACTTTCTCCTGGGTTCCTGA
- a CDS encoding haloacid dehalogenase-like hydrolase, which produces MIIWDFDGTLYPLRPYDSEQTLMRLRLDQLKGPHWRPQKCMLRMLIDADRRQWFTGGRTRKLYQRFYGRCLKGTPVPLLDKTAASIAAAISRQDRDTLHRLCGDGWRMVVVSCGTLDLSERILHKARIRSCFEAVYANQLRYENGRVAGIDSYLITSEDKLRLARRLAGGQVRGVVAVGDGYTDIPLLDWAETPVMMDPEGSKRQKYAGKRYSFAPSIEAVYKLLTDCRRHSMGRTRYSV; this is translated from the coding sequence ATGATCATTTGGGATTTCGACGGGACCCTTTACCCGTTGCGCCCTTATGACAGCGAGCAAACCCTGATGCGGCTGCGGCTGGATCAGCTCAAGGGGCCGCATTGGCGACCGCAAAAATGCATGCTGCGCATGCTGATCGACGCCGACAGGCGCCAGTGGTTCACCGGAGGCCGCACGCGGAAACTGTATCAGCGTTTTTACGGCCGGTGCCTCAAGGGTACCCCCGTTCCCCTGCTGGACAAGACGGCCGCATCCATCGCCGCCGCCATCTCCCGGCAGGACAGAGACACCCTGCACCGTCTGTGCGGCGACGGCTGGCGCATGGTGGTCGTCAGTTGTGGAACGCTGGACCTGAGCGAACGCATTCTGCACAAGGCCCGCATCCGCAGCTGTTTTGAAGCCGTTTATGCCAACCAGCTCCGGTATGAAAACGGCCGGGTCGCCGGCATCGATTCCTATTTGATCACGTCCGAGGACAAGCTTCGCCTGGCCAGACGGCTTGCGGGCGGCCAGGTGCGAGGCGTCGTCGCGGTGGGTGACGGATACACCGACATCCCTCTGCTGGACTGGGCCGAAACCCCGGTGATGATGGACCCCGAAGGATCAAAAAGGCAAAAGTACGCCGGGAAACGCTATTCCTTTGCGCCTTCCATCGAAGCCGTCTACAAATTATTGACCGATTGCCGGAGGCATAGTATGGGAAGAACCCGCTATAGCGTTTGA
- a CDS encoding alpha/beta hydrolase, which produces MNAEPANDYHVLDRPEVSMLLFHPRAENPLSPNESPGIDVPIPVEPDVSIGARFHISGETAANILFFHGNGEIVADYDELGPVYNRLGINFMPVDYRGYGRSDGTPTVSAMMRDCHAIFAFVKNWLKEKGYCGPLIVMGRSLGSASALELAGRYAHEIDALIIESGFALAAPLLALLGIDARRLGFREENGFGNIDKIGRFDKPTLIIHAEYDHIIPFSDGEALYESAAAKNKKLLQIPGANHNDIFARGLSAYLAAVGNLVKSLPA; this is translated from the coding sequence ATGAATGCGGAACCGGCAAACGACTATCACGTTTTAGACAGGCCCGAGGTTTCGATGCTTTTGTTTCACCCGCGTGCCGAGAACCCTTTATCCCCGAACGAGTCACCGGGTATTGACGTTCCCATCCCTGTGGAACCGGATGTGTCCATAGGCGCGCGTTTCCACATCTCCGGGGAAACCGCCGCCAACATCCTCTTTTTTCACGGCAACGGAGAGATCGTGGCCGACTACGATGAACTGGGCCCGGTTTACAACCGGCTGGGCATCAATTTCATGCCCGTTGATTATCGCGGCTACGGTCGCTCAGACGGGACCCCGACCGTATCCGCCATGATGCGCGATTGCCATGCCATATTCGCCTTCGTCAAAAACTGGCTGAAAGAAAAGGGATATTGCGGGCCGCTGATCGTCATGGGGCGCTCTTTGGGAAGCGCTTCAGCTCTCGAGCTTGCCGGCCGATACGCACATGAAATCGACGCCCTGATCATCGAAAGCGGTTTTGCCCTGGCCGCCCCCCTCCTCGCGCTCCTGGGCATCGATGCCCGGAGGTTGGGGTTCAGAGAAGAAAATGGTTTCGGGAACATCGATAAAATCGGCCGTTTCGACAAGCCGACCTTGATCATCCACGCGGAATACGATCACATCATTCCCTTCTCCGACGGTGAGGCGCTCTACGAATCGGCAGCCGCCAAGAACAAGAAGCTGCTTCAGATTCCCGGCGCCAACCATAACGATATTTTTGCCAGGGGACTTTCCGCCTACCTTGCGGCTGTCGGAAACCTGGTAAAGTCCCTGCCTGCATGA
- the manA gene encoding mannose-6-phosphate isomerase, class I: MVNSIHLLKNPIMQYAWGSHTALAELTGRPAPSVQPEAELWMGAHPKAPSTVIVDGGGDTSLLKLIDAHPVDILGQETAAAYGNRLPYLFKVLAIEKALSIQAHPDLSQARDGFQRENRRQLALDAPERNYRDGNHKPELICALTPFWALNGFRAAAEMETYLRQGCGPPLESALENLSGAPVVGGLKGLVGRLLNMGAKEICAILDAVVGYARERQPGDPVFDWVIRLHDMFPGDIGALFPCILNLVRLEPGQAMYLPAGQLHAYLGGVGVELMANSDNVLRGGLTSKHVDVPELLQVVVFEEQPLKTLFPREKSPCEKVYATPAEEFELSVIHPSDGCVYRSGGKRSAEILLATDGRVAVFDDTKDTTIELVRGMAAIVPASVDRYSISGRGTVYRAGVGAL; the protein is encoded by the coding sequence ATGGTGAATTCGATCCATTTGCTTAAAAATCCGATCATGCAATACGCTTGGGGATCACACACGGCCCTGGCGGAGCTCACCGGCAGACCGGCCCCCAGCGTCCAACCGGAAGCGGAGCTGTGGATGGGGGCGCATCCCAAAGCGCCTTCCACGGTCATCGTTGACGGGGGAGGCGATACCTCACTGCTGAAGCTGATCGATGCGCATCCGGTCGACATCCTGGGTCAAGAAACCGCGGCGGCTTATGGGAACCGGCTGCCGTACCTGTTCAAGGTGCTGGCCATAGAAAAGGCCCTGTCCATTCAAGCCCATCCGGACCTCTCCCAGGCCCGCGACGGATTTCAGCGGGAAAATCGCAGGCAACTCGCCCTGGACGCGCCGGAGCGCAACTACCGGGACGGCAATCACAAACCCGAACTGATATGCGCCCTGACGCCCTTCTGGGCTTTGAACGGTTTTCGGGCGGCGGCGGAGATGGAAACTTACTTGCGTCAAGGGTGTGGCCCCCCCCTCGAAAGCGCATTGGAAAACCTATCCGGGGCGCCCGTTGTAGGCGGCTTGAAGGGCCTTGTCGGCCGGCTTTTGAATATGGGCGCAAAAGAGATATGCGCCATTCTTGACGCAGTTGTCGGCTATGCCCGGGAAAGGCAACCCGGGGATCCGGTTTTCGATTGGGTGATACGGCTGCACGATATGTTTCCAGGGGATATCGGCGCCCTGTTCCCCTGCATATTGAACCTGGTCCGTCTGGAACCCGGCCAGGCCATGTACCTGCCGGCCGGTCAGCTGCATGCCTATCTCGGCGGCGTGGGTGTCGAGCTGATGGCCAATTCGGACAACGTACTCAGGGGCGGGCTGACGTCCAAACACGTGGACGTACCCGAACTGCTTCAAGTTGTTGTTTTCGAGGAACAACCCTTGAAAACGCTTTTTCCCCGCGAAAAAAGTCCTTGTGAAAAGGTGTATGCGACGCCGGCTGAAGAGTTCGAGCTTTCTGTCATCCATCCATCGGATGGATGCGTTTACCGCTCCGGGGGTAAAAGGAGTGCCGAGATTCTGCTGGCAACCGACGGCAGGGTCGCGGTTTTTGACGACACGAAAGACACAACGATAGAACTCGTCAGAGGCATGGCGGCAATCGTGCCCGCATCCGTCGATCGCTACAGCATCAGCGGCCGGGGGACCGTGTACCGTGCGGGGGTGGGGGCTTTATGA